One window from the genome of Rubinisphaera margarita encodes:
- a CDS encoding type I restriction endonuclease: MKKPYRDQPTVEDALNQITHYRHDIPQVFEFNAVTVMSDGITTLNRMWTATPEWHVP; encoded by the coding sequence CTGAAGAAGCCGTACCGCGATCAGCCAACCGTCGAAGACGCTCTGAACCAGATTACGCATTACAGGCACGACATTCCGCAGGTGTTCGAATTTAACGCCGTCACAGTGATGTCAGACGGCATCACGACGCTGAATAGAATGTGGACTGCAACGCCGGAGTGGCATGTTCCATGA
- a CDS encoding type I restriction endonuclease gives MDWDNADNNEFLIVCQLSIHRHNDRRPDLVSFVNGLPLALSN, from the coding sequence ATGGACTGGGATAACGCGGACAACAACGAGTTTCTGATTGTCTGTCAGCTCTCGATTCACAGGCACAATGATCGCCGGCCGGATCTGGTCAGCTTCGTCAATGGTCTTCCACTCGCCCTTTCAAACTGA